A region of the uncultured Bacteroides sp. genome:
ATTACGATATACTACCTTATCTTTATCTGCTTCTCCTATGCAGGTGATACTTATGGCAAGACCAGTCAAAGATGCAGATGTGTCTCCACCCACAATATCTACATTGTGTTCTTCACAGGCAATTTTTAGTCCGGCATAGAATTCTTCCATATCTTCAATGCTGAATCGTTTTGAAAGAGCTATGGATATAATCATTTGTTTGGGACTTCCGTTCATTGCGTAAATATCGGATATATTAACTGTGGCAGCTTTATATCCCAAGTGTTTTAGTGGAACGTAAGTCAGATCAAAATGAACTCCTTCCATTAATAAGTCCGTGGTTACTAAAACTTGTTTGTCAGGGTAGGAGAGTACGGCTGCATCATCACCCACACCATATTTGCTGGATTCGTTTTTTAGTTCGATATCCTCTGTAAGGTGTTTAATGAGACCAAATTCTCCTAAAGTTGCTATTTCTGTTCTTTTTCTTTCTTGCATATATCTAATTTAAATTATGCGCGGTTAATCAATTCACGCATGATAGTTGTCATCTTTGGTTGAGCAGCATCAGCAGCTTTCTGTACATCCTCATGAGAAATCTCTACAATCTTGCCTTCAACACCGAGGTCGGTGATGATTGAGATACCAAAGCATTTAATTCCGGCATGGTTGGCTACAATCACTTCCGGAACAGTGGACATACCTACAGCATCGGCTCCTAAAATATGGAATAATTTATATTCTGCCGGAGTTTCGAATGTGGGACCTTGTGTGCCGATATAAACTCCTTGCTGAACTTTGATTCCTTTTTCATCTGCTATTACTAGCGCTTTATTTATCAGATCTTTAGAATAAGCTTCGCTCATATCCGGGAAACGATCTCCATAAAGGTTCTTGCCACGAAGCGGGTGTTCAGGGAAATAGTTTATATGATCTGTTATAATCATTAAATCACCAATCTCAAATGATGCATTTGTTCCGCCGCTGGCATTGGATACAAATAATGTTTTGATGCCTAGTTCTTTCATTACCCTAACCGGGAAAGTAACCTCTTTCATGGAATAACCTTCATAATAGTGAAAACGGCCTTGCATGGCCATAATATCTTTGTTGCCAAGCTTACCGAAGATCAGTTTCCCACTATGTCCTTCAACAGTAGATACTGGGAAGTTTGGGATATCCTGATATTTAATTTCATATTTTTCAGTGATTTCATTTGCCAGATTTCCCAGACCGGTTCCTAAAATGATTGCTGTTTCTGGGTTAGTATGCATCCTCTCTTTCAGAAAGCTTGCTGTCTCTTTTATTTTTTCTAACATATTCTATAATGTTTTGGTTAAATATTTCTTCCTGGTTTAGCAGGAATCTTACTTCTATAGGTAGTACGTATATGTTCCTTTGTAATGTCTCATCTAGATTTGTAAACTGAGAAAGACGAGCGGCATCTTTTTCAGTTGTTATAATTATCTTTTTATCTCCGGATAGATTATCAAATGTTTCCTTTAGCGTTTTTATATCATTCTCGGTAAAGTCGTGATGATCTGCAAATGTTAATGGAGTTATGCAAGAGGCATATCTTTCTAAATCCTGTAACAATTGCTTGGGAGAAGCTATTCCTGTGAGCAATAAAATCTTCTCATCTTTTTCAATTTGTGCCAGAGTCTTTTTTCTTATACTGGAACCAGAGAAGATGGGAGTCAGATTACCATACTTATAGGAAGTAAAGTATAGCTGCTGATAGGGATATAGATCCAATCGTTTGGTTATTATCCGAAAATCCATTGGCTTCATCAGTCTGGGACACTTTGTAACAATAACAATGTTAGCCCGATGCTTTCCGCTTGACGATTCTCTTAACCTTCCGGCTGGAAGGAGTGCATCGTCACAAATTAGCCGGTTGAAATCAACCAGCAAAATATTCATTCCGGGATTTACATAACGGTGTTGATATGCATCATCTAAAAGAATAACATTCATTTCTGATGTTTTTTTTTCTTCGCATAATGTCTCAATACCGTGGCAACGGTTCTTATCTACGGATACTGTTATTTCTGGAAACTTCTGCTTAATTTGATATGGTTCATCACCAATCTCTTTTGCAGAGCTGGTTGCTGTAGCCATAACAAACCCTTTTGATTTGCGTTTGTACCCACGACTCAATACAGCGACTTTAAATTCTTTTTTTAATAATTTGATTAAGTATTCTGTATGTGGGGTTTTTCCTGTACCACCTACAGTTATATTCCCTATGCTGATAACTGGTATATCGTAACTTCTTGAATGCAGAATACCCCAGTCAAACATTTTGTTACGTAGACACACTCCCAATCCATAGAGGAATGAGAGTGGATAAAGACTCTTTTGTATCTTAATGAAATTTTCTTCCATCTCATCTTATTTGATATTGATATCAAAAGGAACACGAGCTTGCAAATTGTCTAATTTCTGTGCCTCTTTTATCATACCAAATCCTTGATATAACTCACCAAAATTAGACTCCATTAACTTTGATTCTATGTAGTGA
Encoded here:
- a CDS encoding purine-nucleoside phosphorylase produces the protein MLEKIKETASFLKERMHTNPETAIILGTGLGNLANEITEKYEIKYQDIPNFPVSTVEGHSGKLIFGKLGNKDIMAMQGRFHYYEGYSMKEVTFPVRVMKELGIKTLFVSNASGGTNASFEIGDLMIITDHINYFPEHPLRGKNLYGDRFPDMSEAYSKDLINKALVIADEKGIKVQQGVYIGTQGPTFETPAEYKLFHILGADAVGMSTVPEVIVANHAGIKCFGISIITDLGVEGKIVEISHEDVQKAADAAQPKMTTIMRELINRA
- the lpxK gene encoding tetraacyldisaccharide 4'-kinase, whose product is MEENFIKIQKSLYPLSFLYGLGVCLRNKMFDWGILHSRSYDIPVISIGNITVGGTGKTPHTEYLIKLLKKEFKVAVLSRGYKRKSKGFVMATATSSAKEIGDEPYQIKQKFPEITVSVDKNRCHGIETLCEEKKTSEMNVILLDDAYQHRYVNPGMNILLVDFNRLICDDALLPAGRLRESSSGKHRANIVIVTKCPRLMKPMDFRIITKRLDLYPYQQLYFTSYKYGNLTPIFSGSSIRKKTLAQIEKDEKILLLTGIASPKQLLQDLERYASCITPLTFADHHDFTENDIKTLKETFDNLSGDKKIIITTEKDAARLSQFTNLDETLQRNIYVLPIEVRFLLNQEEIFNQNIIEYVRKNKRDSKLSEREDAY